From one Eleginops maclovinus isolate JMC-PN-2008 ecotype Puerto Natales chromosome 7, JC_Emac_rtc_rv5, whole genome shotgun sequence genomic stretch:
- the LOC134867062 gene encoding PHD finger protein 6-like, with protein MHEDDRLSCVLCRRSEETKITGALATKDDVTAHQNCLLFSSALFCRNTPKFDDLFGFSVDDVLNEEKRGRLLICHKCKRRGATAGCEVGRCKKSYHYPCAVEERAMIVEDSEKEQYRLFCYNHYPKTKENNHSGNGCLSSSSKSKTYRNPEEPGTSKVHCLTCEKIEGNISSKSLPCGVVMSYCDKHAPGSHKRNASGDSTSNQGVCVQQRLKLVQQ; from the exons ATGCACGAGGATGACCGGCTGTCCTGTGTACTTTGTCGGCGCTCCGAAGAGACGAAGATAACAGGAGCGTTAGCCACTAAAGATGACGTCACGGCCCACCAGAACTGTttg tTGTTTTCCTCTGCGCTCTTTTGCCGTAACACTCCGAAGTTTGACGACCTGTTTGGTTTCTCTGTGGATGACGTGTTGAATGAGGAGAAACGAGGACGACTACTG ATCTGTCACAAATGTAAGAGGAGGGGAGCCACGGCTGGGTGTGAAGTCGGACGCTGCAAGAAGTCCTACCACTACCCGTGTGCTGTGGAAGAAAGAGCCATGATTGTTGAGGATTCAGAAAAGGAGCAATACAG GCTGTTCTGCTACAACCACTAtccaaaaacaaaag AAAACAACCACTCAGGAAACGGATGTCTCTCTTCATCCTCAAAGTCCAAAACTTACAGAAATCCTGAAGAACCTGGAACGTCCAAG gTTCATTGCCTTACCTGTGAGAAGATAGAAGGAAACATCAGCTCGAAAAGTTTGCCTTGTGGAGTTGTCAT GTCATATTGTGACAAACATGCTCCTGGTTCACACAAGAGGAATGCCAGTG GTGATTCTACTTCAAACCAAGGCGTCTGTGTACAGCAGCGACTTAAACTCGTCCAGCAGTAG